The Streptomyces sp. P9-A4 genome contains a region encoding:
- a CDS encoding helix-turn-helix domain-containing protein: protein MEQRRKPRTQRQKYGEELRLRRIAAGLTQEELGDLVVCSPTLISHFEAGRRLPKPDDARRIDRALGTDGFFERWLEDLESKYADHFAAAAELELQATTIEQFALSLVPGVLQTPEYARALFRAYRPNHTAEELDEAVVIRTKRARLLDGPAHPVIWTLLDEAVLRREVGGRKVMAEQLHRIADLAEAGRIRLHVLPNSAGAHALQQSLLTLMSFEDSAPVAYVEAFLTGNLMDDPSLVNASRTAYALALSDALSRQESLALVRAAAEEYAHGPQ, encoded by the coding sequence ATGGAACAGCGCCGAAAGCCGCGCACGCAACGACAGAAGTACGGGGAGGAGTTGAGGCTGCGGCGGATCGCGGCCGGTCTCACGCAGGAGGAACTGGGCGACCTGGTCGTCTGCTCACCCACGCTCATCAGCCACTTCGAGGCCGGGAGACGACTTCCGAAGCCCGATGACGCACGGCGGATCGACCGGGCGCTGGGGACGGACGGGTTCTTCGAGCGCTGGCTGGAGGACCTGGAGTCCAAGTACGCCGACCACTTCGCGGCTGCCGCCGAGTTGGAACTACAGGCCACGACGATCGAGCAGTTCGCCCTGTCGCTGGTTCCCGGCGTGCTCCAGACCCCTGAATACGCGCGCGCTCTGTTCCGGGCATACCGGCCGAACCACACGGCGGAGGAACTTGACGAGGCCGTTGTCATCCGAACAAAGCGTGCCCGTCTTCTCGACGGGCCGGCGCATCCTGTCATCTGGACGCTGCTCGACGAGGCTGTGCTTCGGCGCGAGGTCGGAGGACGAAAGGTGATGGCTGAACAGCTCCACAGGATCGCCGACTTGGCCGAGGCGGGACGGATCCGGCTGCACGTACTGCCGAACAGCGCTGGTGCTCACGCGCTCCAGCAGAGTCTGCTCACCCTCATGAGCTTCGAGGACTCCGCCCCGGTCGCCTACGTGGAAGCGTTCCTCACGGGCAACCTGATGGATGATCCCTCCCTGGTGAACGCCAGTCGCACGGCCTACGCTCTGGCTCTGAGCGATGCACTGTCGCGACAGGAGTCACTGGCCCTCGTGAGGGCAGCAGCAGAGGAATACGCACATGGTCCACAGTGA
- a CDS encoding DUF397 domain-containing protein codes for MVHSEHTVSDSSSLTGWHKSSYSGGDQGECLEVAHGHAGVPVRDSKAVTGPAVVFSADGWSVFVAAVKDGRFSA; via the coding sequence ATGGTCCACAGTGAGCACACCGTCTCCGACTCGTCCTCCCTCACCGGGTGGCACAAGTCCAGCTACAGCGGCGGCGATCAGGGCGAGTGCCTTGAGGTAGCCCATGGCCACGCCGGCGTGCCCGTCCGTGACAGTAAGGCCGTGACCGGCCCCGCTGTTGTCTTCTCGGCCGACGGCTGGTCCGTCTTCGTCGCCGCCGTCAAGGACGGCCGCTTCTCCGCCTGA
- a CDS encoding HNH endonuclease signature motif containing protein: MIRLRRIALPQETATRLGEYTEKIAEQTTEKARKTKAKDLWGARRSVRPALLAALTEMAPGHARCMYCGDSQGTDIDHFDPKSRTPLRTFDWLNHLLACSFCNSNQKRSLFPLDGDGAPLLVDPTPRDPLDHLRLVLPLGEYKARTPQGQACIDVFGLNSRPVLVKGRVDAYATSRHSLELWRIATDKGQHDKAREIVQVSWNRPLVDVLVTMFHQSEHAAAEALFAGEDDVLALLRDPELREGFLNRA, encoded by the coding sequence GTGATCCGGCTTCGGCGTATCGCGCTGCCGCAAGAGACGGCGACGCGGCTGGGGGAGTACACCGAGAAGATCGCGGAACAGACCACGGAGAAGGCCCGGAAGACCAAGGCCAAGGACCTCTGGGGCGCCCGGCGGAGCGTACGCCCCGCGCTCCTCGCCGCACTCACGGAGATGGCGCCCGGCCACGCGCGCTGCATGTACTGCGGCGACAGCCAGGGCACGGACATCGATCATTTCGACCCGAAGAGCCGTACTCCGCTCCGTACCTTCGACTGGCTCAACCACCTGCTCGCCTGCTCGTTTTGCAACAGCAACCAAAAGAGGAGCCTGTTCCCCCTCGACGGCGACGGTGCCCCCCTCCTGGTCGACCCGACCCCGCGGGATCCGCTGGACCATCTACGCCTGGTGCTTCCCCTCGGCGAGTACAAGGCGAGGACGCCACAAGGCCAGGCGTGCATCGACGTGTTCGGGCTGAACAGCAGACCGGTCCTGGTCAAGGGACGGGTGGATGCCTATGCGACGTCTCGGCACTCGTTGGAACTATGGCGCATCGCCACGGACAAGGGACAGCACGACAAGGCGAGAGAGATCGTCCAGGTCTCCTGGAACCGCCCACTCGTCGACGTGCTCGTCACGATGTTCCACCAGTCCGAGCACGCCGCAGCCGAGGCACTCTTCGCGGGCGAAGACGACGTACTGGCACTTCTGCGCGACCCGGAGCTTCGGGAGGGGTTCCTGAACCGGGCGTGA
- a CDS encoding AAA family ATPase: protein MYVSRIHIENIKSFHGPRMVDLALTRPDGSHAGWTVLAGRNGSGKTTLLRALALALSGPVAARGLVQSFENWIARGTEVGRAEVEIVRDRNFDRFSVGGRTVDEFWTGLKWTAPGEASGSRRGAQPALEEVRYPKARATSATPARRGPWSDNPAGWFCAAYGPFRRMAGGSGDVQRLMLASGPVARQASLFHEDASLAEGVGWLIEQHLRALEGREGAEALKGAALSILGDGLLPDGYRGDDVDSEGLWVTRDGHRFPLREMSDGFRTVASLVVDLLKQIHDAFGDAAFPGDGEGLRVIRVPGVVIIDEIDAHLHITWQRRIGPWLTSHFPHIQFIVTTHSPYICQAADPGGLVRLPGVDEEAAPEVVPEDLYERVVFGSGDDAVLSELFGLDTPYSARAERLRAEFVELEASVYDGDTSAETLTRYKELKSRLTSSPTARLDEMSARLQRLSDEIAEGEAE from the coding sequence ATGTACGTCAGCAGGATCCACATCGAGAACATCAAGTCGTTCCACGGTCCTCGCATGGTCGACCTGGCGCTGACCCGGCCCGACGGCAGTCATGCCGGCTGGACGGTGCTCGCGGGCCGTAACGGGTCGGGCAAGACGACCCTGCTGCGTGCGCTGGCGCTGGCCCTGAGCGGGCCGGTGGCAGCGCGCGGGCTCGTCCAGAGCTTCGAGAACTGGATCGCGCGGGGGACGGAGGTCGGCCGGGCCGAGGTCGAGATCGTGAGGGACAGGAACTTCGACAGGTTCAGCGTCGGGGGAAGGACCGTGGACGAGTTCTGGACCGGACTCAAGTGGACCGCACCAGGTGAAGCGAGCGGCAGTCGCCGGGGCGCGCAGCCCGCGCTGGAGGAGGTCCGGTACCCGAAGGCACGGGCGACCAGTGCCACCCCCGCCCGGCGCGGCCCCTGGTCCGACAACCCGGCGGGCTGGTTCTGTGCCGCGTACGGGCCGTTCCGGCGCATGGCAGGCGGCTCCGGAGACGTACAGCGACTGATGCTGGCCTCCGGCCCGGTCGCCCGCCAGGCCAGCCTGTTCCACGAGGACGCTTCTCTCGCCGAGGGCGTCGGCTGGCTGATCGAGCAGCACCTGCGCGCGCTGGAGGGCAGGGAAGGCGCCGAAGCCCTGAAGGGGGCGGCTCTGTCCATCCTGGGCGACGGGCTTCTGCCGGACGGATACCGAGGGGACGACGTGGACTCCGAAGGGCTCTGGGTCACCCGCGACGGACACCGCTTCCCCTTGCGTGAGATGAGCGACGGCTTCCGTACGGTCGCCTCCCTCGTCGTCGACCTGCTCAAACAGATCCACGACGCGTTCGGTGACGCGGCGTTCCCCGGAGACGGCGAGGGCCTCCGGGTGATCCGCGTTCCCGGAGTGGTGATCATCGACGAGATCGACGCCCACCTCCACATCACTTGGCAGCGTCGCATCGGGCCGTGGTTGACCTCGCACTTCCCCCACATCCAGTTCATCGTCACCACGCACAGCCCGTACATCTGCCAGGCGGCCGACCCCGGAGGCCTGGTCCGCCTCCCCGGAGTCGACGAGGAGGCCGCGCCGGAAGTGGTGCCGGAGGACCTGTACGAGCGGGTGGTTTTCGGCAGCGGAGACGACGCGGTCCTCTCCGAGCTGTTCGGTCTGGACACCCCGTACTCCGCACGGGCCGAGCGGCTCCGCGCCGAGTTCGTGGAGCTGGAAGCGAGCGTCTACGACGGCGACACGTCGGCGGAGACCCTGACCCGATACAAGGAGCTGAAGAGCCGGCTCACCAGTTCGCCGACGGCTCGCCTCGACGAGATGTCCGCCCGGCTCCAGCGGCTCTCCGACGAGATCGCGGAGGGCGAGGCGGAGTGA
- a CDS encoding DUF937 domain-containing protein codes for MSDGSFQDDVLSELGDDRLQEIAGLVGTDVVGARELVGGSVAELSGELRQAAAEPGSADEVRAAVDEVTSTEPPLQGVATLGGLAAGGLMAGVLAKLAKPAANAVAKRTGLPPATVNRAVDILVPVVLAALTKRAAAKKGGGLGNLLGGGTKK; via the coding sequence GTGAGCGACGGATCTTTCCAGGACGACGTGCTGAGCGAGCTCGGGGACGACCGGCTCCAGGAGATCGCCGGGCTCGTCGGCACGGATGTCGTCGGGGCCAGGGAGCTCGTGGGCGGTTCGGTCGCGGAGCTCTCCGGCGAGCTGCGCCAGGCGGCCGCCGAACCGGGCAGCGCGGACGAGGTCCGCGCCGCCGTCGACGAGGTGACCTCCACCGAGCCGCCGCTCCAGGGCGTCGCCACGCTCGGCGGTCTGGCGGCGGGCGGGTTGATGGCCGGAGTGCTCGCCAAGCTCGCCAAACCGGCGGCGAACGCGGTCGCCAAGCGCACTGGCCTCCCGCCCGCGACGGTCAACCGCGCCGTCGACATCCTCGTCCCCGTGGTCCTCGCCGCCCTCACCAAGCGCGCCGCCGCGAAGAAGGGCGGCGGGCTCGGCAACCTCCTGGGCGGCGGCACCAAGAAGTAA
- a CDS encoding sugar phosphate isomerase/epimerase family protein: protein MNLDRFSVNQMTVKQLALPELVSQCVRLGIRGVGLWREPVQEYGVEAAADLVRDAGLTVTTLCRGGFFTTEGWLDSNRAAIDEAVVLGTDTVVLVSGGLTPAHPDLPSARARITEAIGELAPYAGERGIRLAVEPLHPMYAADRCAVSTLDQALDIAEHFPAEQVGVVVDTYHLWWDDRAPAAVERAGATGRIHSFQLADWTTPLPAGVLNGRGQLGTGSIDLKAWSTLLEKTGYTGPVEVELFNEELWARDGVEVLEETLERFLEV, encoded by the coding sequence ATGAACCTCGACCGCTTCAGCGTCAACCAGATGACGGTCAAGCAGCTCGCCCTGCCGGAGCTGGTGTCCCAGTGCGTCCGCCTCGGCATCCGGGGCGTGGGCCTGTGGCGGGAGCCGGTCCAGGAGTACGGGGTGGAGGCGGCGGCCGACCTGGTACGGGACGCGGGCCTCACCGTCACCACCCTCTGCCGGGGCGGCTTCTTCACCACGGAGGGCTGGCTCGACTCCAACCGCGCGGCGATCGACGAGGCGGTGGTGCTCGGCACCGACACCGTGGTCCTGGTCTCCGGCGGGCTCACCCCGGCCCACCCGGACCTGCCGTCCGCGCGCGCCCGCATCACCGAGGCCATCGGCGAACTCGCCCCCTACGCGGGCGAACGCGGCATCCGCCTCGCCGTCGAACCCCTCCACCCGATGTACGCCGCGGACCGCTGCGCCGTCTCCACCCTGGACCAGGCGCTGGACATCGCGGAACACTTCCCCGCCGAACAGGTGGGCGTGGTCGTGGACACGTACCACCTGTGGTGGGACGACCGGGCCCCGGCGGCGGTGGAACGCGCGGGCGCGACGGGCCGCATCCACTCCTTCCAGCTCGCGGACTGGACGACCCCCCTCCCGGCCGGAGTCCTCAACGGCCGGGGCCAACTGGGCACGGGCTCGATCGACCTCAAGGCCTGGTCGACCCTGCTGGAGAAGACGGGCTACACGGGCCCGGTCGAGGTGGAACTCTTCAACGAGGAACTGTGGGCGAGGGACGGGGTGGAGGTCCTGGAGGAGACGCTGGAACGCTTCCTGGAGGTGTGA
- a CDS encoding dihydrodipicolinate synthase family protein, with amino-acid sequence MTIHLPGPDGGVRAYEPRTEPLAPATGGPLASRTVFSAAHVVADPFADTTPDSPAAVDWGATLAFRRHLWSHGLGVAEAMDTAQRGMGLDWVGAAELIRRSSAEAKAVGGQIACGVGTDQIAGGSLAEIRAAYEEQLAVVEESGAQAILMASRALAAAASGPEDYLDLYGHLLRQAGEPVILHWLGPMFDPALDGYWGSADLDTATETFLDVIAAHPDKVDGIKVSLLDAGREVALRRRLPEGVRCYTGDDFHYPELIEGDEQGFSHALLGIFDPLAPLAAEAVRTLDTGDTAGFRGILDPTVALSRHLFRTPTRFYKTGVVFLGWLAGHQDHFTMVGGLQSARSLPHLARAYELADGLGLFPDPALAEARMRSLLTVHGGMR; translated from the coding sequence GTGACGATCCACCTGCCCGGACCCGACGGCGGCGTACGGGCGTACGAGCCCCGCACCGAGCCCCTCGCGCCCGCCACCGGCGGCCCGCTCGCCTCCCGTACGGTCTTCTCCGCCGCCCATGTCGTCGCCGACCCCTTCGCCGACACCACCCCCGACTCGCCCGCCGCCGTCGACTGGGGCGCCACCCTCGCCTTCCGCCGCCACCTCTGGTCCCACGGCCTCGGGGTCGCCGAGGCCATGGACACCGCACAGCGCGGGATGGGCCTCGACTGGGTCGGCGCGGCCGAACTGATCCGCCGCTCGTCGGCCGAGGCGAAGGCCGTCGGCGGGCAGATCGCCTGCGGGGTCGGCACCGACCAGATCGCGGGCGGTTCGCTCGCGGAGATCCGCGCGGCCTACGAGGAACAGCTCGCGGTCGTCGAGGAGTCCGGCGCCCAGGCCATCCTGATGGCCTCCCGCGCGCTCGCCGCCGCCGCGAGCGGCCCGGAGGACTACCTCGACCTCTACGGCCACCTCCTGCGCCAGGCGGGCGAACCGGTGATCCTGCACTGGCTCGGCCCGATGTTCGATCCGGCGCTCGACGGGTACTGGGGCTCGGCCGACCTCGACACCGCCACCGAGACCTTCCTCGACGTGATCGCCGCGCACCCCGACAAGGTCGACGGCATCAAGGTCTCCCTGCTCGACGCCGGACGCGAGGTGGCGCTGCGCCGCCGCCTCCCGGAGGGCGTCCGCTGCTACACGGGCGACGACTTCCACTACCCGGAGCTGATCGAGGGCGACGAACAGGGCTTCAGCCACGCCCTGCTCGGCATCTTCGACCCCCTCGCCCCGCTGGCGGCGGAGGCGGTCAGGACCCTGGACACCGGCGACACGGCCGGCTTCCGCGGGATCCTCGACCCGACCGTCGCGCTCTCCCGGCACCTCTTCCGGACCCCCACGCGCTTCTACAAGACGGGCGTGGTGTTCCTCGGCTGGCTGGCCGGCCACCAGGACCACTTCACGATGGTCGGCGGCCTCCAGTCCGCCCGCTCGCTGCCGCACCTCGCACGCGCGTACGAACTGGCCGACGGCCTCGGCCTGTTCCCGGACCCGGCCCTGGCCGAGGCCCGGATGCGGTCCCTGCTCACGGTCCACGGAGGCATGCGATGA
- a CDS encoding Gfo/Idh/MocA family protein, translating to MTRRTVRIAMNGVTGRMGHRQHLVRSILALREQGGLDLGNGDVLWPEPVLVGRREPALRALAERHGLTEWSTDLDAVLADDSIDIYFDAQVTSARVEALTKAIEAGKHIYTEKPTAADLAGALELARLATAKGVKHGVVQDKLFLPGLLKLKRLIDGGFFGEILSVRGEFGYWVFEGDWQDAQRPSWNYRAEDGGGIVVDMFPHWEYVLHELFGRVTSVTAQVATHIPRRWDEQGKPYEATADDAAYGIFQLEGGAIAQINSSWTVRVNRDELVEFQVDGTHGSAVAGLRDCRVQHRSATPKPVWNPDIPATEPFREQWQEVPDNAEFDNGFKAQWELFLRHVTLGEPYHWDLLAGARGVQLAELGLRSAAEGRRLEVPEVTL from the coding sequence GTGACACGCAGGACAGTCCGCATCGCCATGAACGGCGTCACCGGACGCATGGGACACCGCCAGCACCTCGTCCGCTCGATCCTCGCGCTCCGCGAGCAGGGCGGTCTCGACCTCGGCAACGGCGACGTCCTCTGGCCCGAGCCGGTCCTCGTCGGCCGCCGCGAGCCCGCCCTGCGCGCCCTCGCCGAGCGCCACGGCCTCACCGAGTGGTCGACCGACCTCGACGCCGTCCTCGCCGACGACAGCATCGACATCTACTTCGACGCCCAGGTCACCTCCGCCCGCGTCGAGGCGCTCACCAAGGCCATCGAGGCCGGGAAGCACATCTACACCGAGAAGCCCACCGCCGCCGACCTGGCCGGCGCCCTGGAGCTGGCCCGCCTCGCCACCGCGAAGGGCGTGAAGCACGGCGTCGTCCAGGACAAGCTGTTCCTCCCCGGACTCCTGAAGCTGAAGCGCCTGATCGACGGCGGCTTCTTCGGCGAGATCCTGTCCGTGCGCGGCGAGTTCGGCTACTGGGTCTTCGAGGGCGACTGGCAGGACGCCCAGCGCCCCAGCTGGAACTACCGCGCGGAGGACGGCGGCGGCATCGTCGTCGACATGTTCCCGCACTGGGAGTACGTGCTCCACGAGCTGTTCGGCCGGGTCACCTCGGTCACCGCCCAGGTCGCCACCCACATCCCGCGCCGCTGGGACGAGCAGGGCAAGCCGTACGAGGCCACCGCCGACGACGCCGCGTACGGCATCTTCCAGCTGGAGGGCGGCGCCATCGCCCAGATCAACTCCTCCTGGACGGTCCGCGTCAACCGCGACGAACTCGTGGAGTTCCAGGTCGACGGCACCCACGGCTCGGCCGTCGCGGGGCTCCGCGACTGCCGTGTCCAGCACCGCTCGGCCACCCCCAAGCCGGTCTGGAACCCGGACATCCCGGCGACCGAACCCTTCCGCGAGCAGTGGCAGGAGGTCCCCGACAACGCCGAGTTCGACAACGGCTTCAAGGCCCAGTGGGAGCTGTTCCTGCGGCACGTCACGCTCGGGGAGCCGTACCACTGGGACCTGCTCGCGGGCGCCCGGGGCGTCCAGTTGGCCGAGCTGGGCCTCAGGTCGGCGGCCGAGGGCCGCCGCCTGGAGGTCCCGGAGGTGACGCTGTGA
- a CDS encoding LacI family DNA-binding transcriptional regulator — translation MTVTLADVAARAGVSPATVSRVLNGNYPVAASTRERVLRAVDELDYVLNGPASSLAAATSDLVGVLVNDIADPFFGIMAGAAQSAIGEGGTGRGGGEKLAVVCNTGGSPERELTYLTLLQRQRAAAVILMGGSLEGPEHLAATTAKLAKLAEAGTRVVLCGRPPVDGDAHTAALVFDNRTGARRLTEHLLGLGHRRIGYAAGPAARTTTRHRLEGHREALAAAGVPEGPTVHGAYDRRAGYEATAELLARDPGLTAVVAANDTVALGVCAALRERGLNIPGDVSVAGFDDLPFSVDAVPSLTTVHLPLHESGVRAGRLAMGTEEPPAGGREDVPAGLVVRGSTGAPRG, via the coding sequence ATGACCGTCACCCTGGCGGACGTGGCCGCCCGCGCTGGGGTCTCCCCCGCCACCGTCTCCCGCGTCCTCAACGGCAACTACCCCGTCGCCGCGTCGACCCGCGAGCGGGTGCTGCGCGCGGTGGACGAGCTGGACTACGTCCTCAACGGGCCCGCGAGCTCGCTCGCCGCCGCCACGTCCGATCTGGTCGGCGTCCTCGTCAACGACATCGCCGACCCCTTCTTCGGGATCATGGCCGGGGCCGCGCAGAGCGCCATCGGGGAGGGCGGGACCGGGCGCGGCGGCGGTGAGAAGCTCGCCGTCGTCTGCAACACCGGCGGCTCCCCGGAACGCGAACTGACCTACCTCACCCTGCTCCAGCGGCAGCGGGCCGCCGCCGTCATCCTGATGGGCGGGTCCCTGGAGGGGCCCGAGCACCTGGCCGCCACGACGGCGAAGCTCGCCAAGCTCGCGGAGGCGGGGACGCGCGTGGTGCTCTGCGGGCGCCCGCCCGTGGACGGCGACGCGCACACGGCCGCGCTCGTCTTCGACAACCGGACCGGCGCGCGGCGCCTCACCGAGCACCTGCTCGGCCTCGGACACCGGCGCATCGGCTACGCGGCCGGGCCCGCCGCCCGCACCACCACCCGGCACCGGCTCGAAGGCCACCGCGAGGCGCTCGCGGCGGCGGGCGTCCCGGAGGGGCCGACCGTCCACGGCGCGTACGACCGGCGGGCCGGCTACGAGGCCACGGCCGAACTCCTCGCCCGCGACCCCGGCCTCACGGCGGTCGTCGCCGCCAACGACACGGTGGCCCTCGGCGTCTGCGCGGCCCTGCGGGAACGCGGCCTGAACATCCCCGGCGACGTGTCCGTCGCGGGCTTCGACGACCTGCCGTTCTCGGTGGACGCGGTCCCGTCCCTGACGACGGTGCACCTCCCGCTGCACGAGTCGGGGGTACGGGCGGGCCGCCTGGCCATGGGCACGGAGGAGCCTCCGGCGGGCGGCAGGGAGGACGTCCCGGCGGGGCTGGTGGTACGGGGGTCGACGGGGGCGCCTCGGGGGTGA
- a CDS encoding AAA family ATPase: MTFENITVDASVPAPGAVLIVGIPGSGKSTVAAALAARLARSAHIEGDALQSLIVSGCHWPTPDGDPEADRQILLRARNACLLADSFATAGFVPVIDDVVVRRSHLDHYRALAKAVPLHVIVLAPGPEKAWERNNARDKRLTTNWAFLDEAMRAELSGEGVWIDNAEHTVEQTVEAVAEATGLRDLLS, encoded by the coding sequence ATGACCTTCGAGAACATCACCGTCGACGCCTCCGTGCCGGCCCCCGGCGCCGTGCTGATCGTCGGCATCCCCGGCAGCGGCAAGTCCACGGTCGCGGCGGCCCTCGCCGCCCGCCTCGCCCGCTCCGCGCACATCGAGGGCGACGCCCTCCAGTCCCTCATCGTGAGCGGCTGCCACTGGCCCACCCCCGACGGCGACCCGGAGGCGGACCGCCAGATCCTGCTGCGCGCCCGCAACGCCTGCCTGCTCGCGGACAGCTTCGCCACGGCCGGCTTCGTCCCGGTCATCGACGACGTGGTGGTACGCCGCTCCCACCTGGACCACTACCGCGCCCTGGCGAAGGCGGTGCCGCTCCATGTGATCGTCCTGGCCCCGGGCCCGGAGAAGGCCTGGGAGCGCAACAACGCCCGCGACAAGCGCCTGACGACGAACTGGGCGTTCCTGGACGAGGCGATGCGCGCCGAACTGTCGGGCGAGGGCGTCTGGATCGACAACGCGGAACACACGGTGGAGCAGACGGTGGAAGCGGTGGCGGAGGCGACGGGCCTGAGGGACCTGCTGAGCTGA
- a CDS encoding glycoside hydrolase family 3 protein, which yields MHHRAPAPSRRTLLTVTAAAAAAAVTGVSTPAHAERERPDDRKLRRIIDRMSLEEKVGQLFVMRVYGHSATAPDQADIDANLQEIGVRTAAELVERYHVGGVIYFAWAHNTRDPQQIAELSNGIQQAALAQPTPVPALISTDQEHGIVCRVGEPATLLPGAMALGAGGSHADARKAAQIAGEELAAVGIRQNYAPVADVNVNPANPVIGVRSFGSDPAAVAGMVAAQVKGYQRAGVAATSKHFPGHGDTAVDSHYGLPTITHTREQWAELDAPPFRSAIGAGIDSIMTAHIVVPALDPSEDPATLSRPILTGILREQLGYDGVVVTDSLGMEGVRTKYGDARVPVLALKAGVDQLLNPPKLDVAWNAVLAAVRSGELTEARLDESILRILRLKAKLGLFRNAYVTRAGVERVVGTAAHLAHADRIAEATTTLLVNEDGFLPVAPASHGTVLVVGADPASPSGTTGPPTTTLATALTELGFTATALSTGITPTAAKIDEAVAAAAGKELVVVGTYNVTATSPQRTLVARLVATGVPVVTVAIRNPYDVALLSGQRATLAAYSWTDVELRAAVRVLAGRARPQGRLPVPVRSAKDPAKELYPVGYGLSYR from the coding sequence GTGCACCACCGCGCCCCCGCCCCCTCCCGACGCACCCTTCTCACGGTGACGGCCGCCGCGGCGGCAGCCGCCGTCACCGGGGTGAGCACCCCCGCCCACGCCGAGAGGGAACGGCCCGACGACCGGAAGCTCCGGCGGATCATCGACCGCATGTCTCTTGAGGAGAAGGTCGGCCAGCTCTTCGTGATGAGGGTGTACGGCCACTCCGCGACCGCGCCCGACCAGGCCGACATCGACGCCAACCTCCAGGAGATCGGTGTCCGGACGGCCGCCGAGCTGGTCGAGCGCTACCACGTGGGCGGGGTCATCTACTTCGCCTGGGCCCACAACACCCGTGACCCGCAGCAGATCGCCGAGCTGTCCAACGGCATCCAGCAGGCCGCGCTCGCGCAGCCCACCCCGGTCCCCGCGCTCATTTCCACCGACCAGGAGCACGGCATCGTCTGCCGGGTGGGCGAGCCCGCCACGCTGCTGCCCGGGGCGATGGCCCTCGGCGCCGGGGGTTCGCACGCGGACGCCCGTAAGGCGGCGCAGATCGCGGGCGAGGAGCTGGCGGCCGTCGGCATCCGGCAGAACTACGCGCCGGTCGCGGACGTCAACGTCAACCCGGCCAACCCGGTCATCGGGGTCCGTTCCTTCGGCTCCGACCCGGCGGCGGTCGCCGGGATGGTCGCCGCGCAGGTCAAGGGCTACCAGCGGGCCGGGGTCGCGGCGACCTCCAAGCACTTCCCGGGCCACGGCGACACGGCCGTCGACAGCCACTACGGGCTGCCGACGATCACCCACACCCGGGAGCAGTGGGCGGAGCTGGACGCCCCGCCGTTCCGGTCCGCGATCGGCGCCGGGATCGACTCGATCATGACCGCGCACATCGTGGTCCCGGCGCTCGACCCGAGCGAGGACCCGGCGACCCTGTCCCGGCCCATCCTCACCGGCATCCTGCGCGAACAGCTCGGCTACGACGGTGTGGTGGTCACCGACTCGCTCGGCATGGAGGGGGTGCGCACCAAGTACGGCGACGCGCGCGTCCCGGTCCTCGCCCTGAAGGCGGGCGTGGACCAGCTGCTCAACCCGCCGAAGCTGGACGTGGCGTGGAACGCGGTCCTGGCGGCGGTCAGGAGCGGTGAGCTGACGGAGGCCCGGCTCGACGAATCGATCCTGCGCATCCTGCGGCTCAAGGCGAAGCTGGGCCTGTTCCGGAACGCGTACGTGACCCGGGCGGGGGTCGAGCGGGTGGTCGGCACGGCCGCGCACCTCGCCCACGCCGACCGGATCGCGGAGGCGACCACGACCCTGCTGGTCAACGAGGACGGCTTCCTGCCGGTGGCTCCGGCGTCGCACGGCACGGTCCTGGTCGTCGGCGCCGACCCGGCCTCCCCGTCCGGTACGACGGGCCCGCCGACCACGACGCTCGCGACCGCCCTGACCGAACTGGGCTTCACCGCGACCGCGCTCTCCACCGGGATCACCCCGACGGCCGCGAAGATCGACGAGGCGGTGGCGGCGGCGGCCGGGAAGGAACTGGTCGTGGTGGGGACGTACAACGTCACCGCGACCAGCCCGCAGCGGACGCTCGTGGCGCGGCTGGTGGCGACCGGGGTGCCCGTGGTGACGGTCGCGATCCGCAACCCGTACGACGTGGCGCTGCTCTCCGGCCAGCGGGCGACGCTCGCGGCCTACTCGTGGACCGACGTCGAACTCCGGGCGGCCGTACGCGTGCTGGCCGGCCGGGCACGGCCGCAGGGCCGCCTGCCGGTCCCGGTGCGGAGCGCGAAGGACCCGGCGAAGGAGCTGTACCCGGTCGGGTACGGCCTGTCGTACCGCTGA